The Pagrus major chromosome 17, Pma_NU_1.0 genome includes a region encoding these proteins:
- the LOC141011503 gene encoding pyrin-like: MVEIYGQQSVELTREVFMDMKRTDLVQRLSKPSSGLKEKHSVGKHPPASSEREVSVTLLQQKLLETLEDFSPGDLEKFKHVLLYTKMKEGLPRIPTHRLETADRVQTVKLMVELYGQQSEEVIREVFNKMNRRDLVQRLSDISSGSEGPSRNQELEGCGSIIVRLPVYFSLLM, encoded by the exons ATGGTTGAGATCTACGGCCAACAGTCTGTGGAGTTAACCAGGGAGGTTTTCATGGACATGAAGAGGACTGATCTGGTTCAGAGGTTGTCAAAGCCCAGCTCAGGACTCAAAG agaaacactctgtGGGTAAACATCCACCTGCATCATCTGAGAGA GAAGTATCTGTGACACTGCTTCAGCAGAAGCTTTTGGAAACGCTGGAAGATTTCAGTCCCGGGGATCTGGAGAAATTCAAGCATGTCCTGCTGTACACTAAAATGAAGGAAGGCCTCCCAAGAATCCCAACACACCGACTGGAGACTGCAGACAGAGTTCAAACAGTGAAGCTGATGGTGGAGCTCTACGGCCAACAGTCAGAGGAGGTGATCAGGGAGGTTTTCAATAAGATGAACAGGAGAGATCTGGTGCAGAGGCTGTCAGACATCAGCTCAGGATCTGAAG GTCCTTCAAGAAACCAGGAGCTTGAGGGTTGTGGAAGCATAATTGTAAGATTAcctgtttatttttctctaCTTATGTGA